In Reichenbachiella agarivorans, one genomic interval encodes:
- a CDS encoding putative type IX sorting system protein PorV2: MKKYLIAFFCYLSYASSFAQTNTPKYSNEFLAIGVDARAMAMSGAYTAVADDISSGYWNPAGLNLQKDKYSGALMHSQYFAGIANYDYAAFSTRIDSLSTLAISAIRLGIDDIPDTRYLYDANGALNYDNIKFFSSADYGFLFSYARKLHALGGIRAGISAKIIYRSAGSFATAWGYGLDIGFQKSIKNINIGLMLKDITGTYNTWNHNTSMIADIYAQTGNEIPENSIEVTLPRFILGASYRLNFIQKLSMLISVDLESTLDGKRNTLIKSEQLSIDPKAGIELGYVDKFFVRFGVGQFQEIQNFDRSYTTVFQPNFGVGVQLKQFSIDYAMTDIGDQAESPYSHVLSLKARFNDKK, from the coding sequence TTGAAAAAATATCTCATCGCCTTCTTCTGCTACCTGTCCTATGCTAGCTCGTTTGCCCAAACAAACACGCCTAAATACAGCAATGAATTTTTGGCTATTGGGGTAGATGCCAGAGCCATGGCTATGAGTGGGGCCTACACTGCTGTGGCAGATGACATATCATCAGGCTATTGGAATCCAGCGGGGCTCAATCTCCAAAAAGACAAGTACAGCGGTGCGTTGATGCACTCACAATATTTCGCAGGTATCGCCAACTATGATTACGCTGCCTTCTCTACCCGTATTGATAGTTTGAGTACTTTGGCAATATCTGCCATCCGACTAGGGATCGATGACATCCCTGACACGCGCTATCTCTATGATGCCAATGGTGCCCTCAACTATGACAACATCAAATTCTTCTCCTCTGCAGATTATGGCTTTTTATTCTCGTACGCAAGAAAACTCCATGCACTCGGAGGTATTCGTGCAGGTATCAGTGCCAAAATCATCTACCGAAGTGCGGGCAGCTTCGCTACTGCATGGGGCTATGGTTTAGACATAGGCTTTCAAAAATCAATCAAGAATATCAACATCGGATTGATGCTCAAAGATATCACAGGTACTTACAATACTTGGAATCATAACACCTCGATGATCGCCGACATTTACGCCCAGACTGGAAACGAAATCCCAGAAAACTCAATAGAAGTCACACTTCCTAGATTCATTTTGGGAGCTAGTTATAGGCTAAACTTTATACAAAAATTGAGCATGCTCATCTCTGTTGACCTAGAAAGCACCCTCGATGGCAAAAGAAACACGCTGATCAAATCAGAGCAATTGTCTATAGACCCAAAAGCAGGAATAGAATTGGGCTATGTCGACAAATTTTTTGTCAGATTTGGGGTAGGACAGTTTCAAGAAATCCAAAATTTTGACCGATCCTATACTACAGTCTTCCAACCTAATTTTGGAGTAGGCGTCCAACTGAAACAGTTCAGTATCGATTACGCAATGACTGATATCGGAGATCAAGCCGAATCTCCCTACTCCCATGTACTATCTTTGAAAGCCCGTTTCAATGACAAAAAGTAA
- a CDS encoding PadR family transcriptional regulator, whose protein sequence is MKIENTQVQMRKGILEFCVLKIISRGEVYASDMIEELTSARIMVVEGTLYPLLTRLRKAGLVDYKWIESSSGPPRKYYTITEEGKDFLLHLDETWSQLVTSTQKISKQ, encoded by the coding sequence ATGAAAATAGAGAATACACAGGTCCAAATGAGAAAGGGTATACTCGAATTCTGCGTGTTGAAGATCATCTCAAGAGGAGAGGTCTATGCTTCTGATATGATTGAGGAGTTGACTTCAGCGAGAATTATGGTGGTAGAAGGTACTTTGTATCCCTTGTTGACCAGACTGAGAAAGGCAGGGCTTGTAGATTACAAATGGATAGAGTCTAGTTCTGGACCTCCGAGAAAGTACTATACGATTACTGAAGAAGGCAAAGACTTTTTGCTGCATTTGGATGAAACGTGGAGTCAGCTTGTGACATCTACTCAAAAAATATCGAAACAATGA